GGCAAATCAGAAACCGCAATTTATTTCCTGGATCAAGCAATGGTAAACTCACAGGCAGTGACACCATAAACCACCTGTTTACGCCTCAAGAACGTTTGATCAGATCATGTTGAAAATGCTCATTCCAAAACCAGTACGTCGTAGGCAAACTTGGGTCTGCTTTTAATAGACGAGTAACGTAATCTGTGTGCTTTGTTTTAGTTAGGTGGGACTTGCCTGTAATAAAGCTTTCTgtgaaacatttttaatttaatccCTCAAATTTCACTTTGCTCCTTGGTGTGACGCAGAACTGACTATTGAATTTTAGTTTGATTTCTTTACTATGCAGCTTCAAATACGTCAGCGTGTTTCCCGTCAGGCAGACATGCTCGATAACGTCAAAGAGAAAGCCAACTCAACTCTAAATAGTCTGAAACGGAAGCTAGATAATCTGGAAGACCTTGTCACAACAAACTCAGCTACGACAAGAGCGATCTCGGGATTAAACCCTGGGATGGAGGGCGATACTTCTCTGAATGAGGTAAAGGGATTTGTTATccacctgaagaaaaaaataagtaaagatGGAGACCAATTGGTTGCAACAATCGTAATTCTCCATCCTCCCATGGTCGCAGACTGGAGGGTTATGAGAAAATTAATTTAACAAGCCATTGCTATGTAAACCTAAATCAGATTTACAGACAGATGTGTAGACAACCTGTGATGGtttctttaaatgttttgtagttgtaaaggtcaaaatggatGTCCTGTCTTTGGGACAATAATGTGAATTTGAAGTTGAATTTGAATAAATCTCTTTATGAGCTTTGGCAGTTCTGAGAACTATTCTtacttctcagaaccaccacagctCTTGCAGAGATTTATTACAATGTGTATCCACAAACCTGGAGATGACCTGGAGATTACTATATTCATAGTACTAGTATTTTCTTGTCTTTGTTTCCCTCAGCATCGGATTTCCTTCTCGGTGAGTGGATCGGATCTTTATCCACAGCATGACACATCAGTAGACAAGACGTCACTAGACAAGATGTCATCAACTCATGAGAGACCTGTAAAGGGAATACTCAAATCAAGACATCATGAGGTAAGGCAGCAATctcctaaaggcactggacactattagttttactcaaagtaattcTGAGCATACTTGGTATtgacaatggagagctgttgatagtataaaaattgtgagaaatggctacctacatgtatgaattaacatagtttttcagaaagaggttatttctcactcaaatattgacagacatcaggcctgaagccttttttcaggcaactgaaagcacacaaatttgtgcgacacgggtgttttttcttttgttattctcttgcaacatcgatgaccgattgagtaaaagtttgagtcaaaattttctcatatttgttatttgatgcgtatgttgggatacaccaagtatgaaaatactggtctttgataattaccaaaggtgtccagtggctttaaacagTGGTCCGCTGTAGTGTAACGAGAGGGATACGAGTGCTTGGCAAATCTATAAATCCTTCGACTTGATTTCAGAAACCACTGGGGACAACTCTaacaaaaatctcaaaaactaagtccAAAAACTGGGAGAATGAAGACAAATTTGTTGGTTAACAATCATCAAGTGTATGTAATAGCCCACGTAGAAAGACATAATTTATTATATGCTCCTTGATTACAACATGCCTTACTCTCCTGTTTGCAGGTCAGCCAAAAATCAGTCTCGCCCCCTCCATCTCGGACCTATTCCAGCCAAAGACATCGACGAACTTCCCCAGTCAGGACCGAGCAAAAACCTACTGGTAAGAACTTATTTTGGTTTTAGGTTTTAGCTGCAGTAATTAACTCTCTTTCTTTGAGCCTGATGAGAGAATCTGTAACAATCTTGGCCCAGTTTCGTAAAGctgttaaagcagaaaatactgcttgacaattttCTTTGGCGAGCAAAAATGGAGTGGGCACCTGTCACAGCAATGTGAACTTACTGtaattttggatggtaacccatttctgttaaagccattggacactttcggaacagaaaacaaaagatttacgaataacttacagggtttacagaaggtaatggtgaaagacttctcttgaaatattattccatgaaatgctttactttctgagaaaacattaaaacagtataaATTCCCGATaccgagaattacggatttattttaaacacatcatgacatggcgaaacgtgcagaaacaagggtgggttttcccgttgttttctcccgactccgatgaccaattgagcctaaattttcacaggtttgttattttatatataagttgtaatacacgaagtgtgggccttggacaatactgtttaccggaagtgtccaatggctttaaagcaatacctctctgtgcttagcaaaatgttgtgcttgcaagctttatgaagttgggcccaaggcacaacttcatggctctgcttaccgtaagcaaagaatctgcatACAGAAGCAGGAAACTCTACGCTcacgtcaagtgtatttcacgggaTAGCAGTGAAACTTTGTTTGTGTGCGTGTGACCTCGCTCACACTGCTATCTGAGACATTCAGCCCTTGCACAGCAAGCAGAAAAGTGGTGATGGTGAGCACATAATTCGatgctaagcagagccatatgcaattgggcccagcatagcatatatttttacatttcacttacttttttgtttgtttatgtagACTGCAACACAAGACTCATTGACTTCTTGTGTTATTTATATGTAGACTCAAGGCTGAATGACTTCATGCAGTCACTGCAACGACTGAAGGAAGAGAAACTTGCCCAGCTTGAAAGCTCCACCTACAGAAATACTTCCACGCTTTCCTGACACATTACAACTTCCTCTGGTTTGACAgagaaacttaaaacaaatcTCAAAACTTCTGTCCTAACTTATATAaagtttgaggcattgcatggtgaggtatcaatgtatattccgtttgcggtagcaccatgtgtatacCCACTTTACTGTGTAGATTTTTGTTCTTTGCAAACTTGGTCatgctttttgttttattggggaatttgggagactactcagttctgaaaagaactgtcctgcctaTGAACTACGACCTGGGCGTAGGTAGAAAATTGGTTGGGactactatttttgttttagtggatggaggggacttctcgttattgaCTTCACTACCGCGTGAATTGAGTTCTTAATTcgttggtctcaatgttttcgTCAGGAGACTAGCTTAGCAAACAGGTTATTTCACACCATCTGCATAAAGTTTATGATTTATACATGTTGTTTCAGTTTCTTATGAATGGTTTCCATTTTTATGTGACAgacttcaaatattttgttcttttgctacCTCATCTGCCCTACATGAGACCCGAAAACATTGCAGATTGTTAAGTATTGTtttcaacaatttattttataaattgtttacTGCAGTGTTTCTGCCAAATTAAGAGGGAGTTATATTGTTTATATGAGACATGAGAGTCACTGCTGACAgaaacctggttcatactttcttcCAATGGACGCAATAATCAGTAAGTGCCAAAACCAGTACACGCAATAATCGGTACTCGCCAAAAACCTCGCTTTCGcaagaaagtatgaaccaggcgaCTGAAagtcagggatgagattgttcagacttttggctgaattcagactttttatgtcagcctggtgaagaaaatcagacaatatttgtttccacaaataaagaaatcctgctcattggtctacttctctagtgctttggataccgTTTCCCATAACCCCCTGGGGTTtccaaacagtagaaatggcatcatttcaacatacctttgatttgtatccaagtttcagacttttttgttagaaatgactctcacccctggaaAAGTATAGGATCAAAATTTTAGGAGACATGTTGAAACAATGACattccaccttttggtaacccctggagttgTAGGTTTCAAGGAGCTTCTGAGAACAGAATCCTCggtgctagagaagtagaccaaagagcaggatttattTACATCTGAACAATTTATGAGCTTTGGTTATTTTTTGTGACCCAGCTGACATAAAAAAGGTCTAAGTTCAGATGTCAAAAATTGTCTGGTGCTCTGTTATTTACAAAACTACAATTAAAGTGTATGCAAGTATTTATATTCAAATGAATTGAATCTATATTTTGGCTGCCCCAAAAACTTCCACTCTCTAAAATTTCCTAGAGTTTTATATAACCGGAAAATATAACcggaaaatattttgaatgttGGTGTATTTCTGTTGATCTTTTTGAAGAAAgtaaagaaattattttgttttttattgtacttTCTTAAACCAAGCTCTTTGGTTACCCTGTGGTATGATGTATTTAAAGTTTCCCTTTTTGGAGGGGGGCCCGGGATTGCATCAAAACCGCCATTTGGCTTGCCTAAAACCATCTTTACTCCATTCGTAGGCCCTGGAAATATAAAGTTGGTTGAAATGAAACACTTTGAGAATATTAAGTAGCTTGATTGTGACTTATTTGAGTGGAGGGATatgatatttatatttattaaataaatgaatttaatgaatttaatgaacaataaaaaagttgccaaaatttgaaaaatagttGAGTGTGTTTGTTTCGTCTACTTGTATGTGTCTATTTTCCCTGTGTGGCAACTTGGTCTAATGTGACCGAGATAAGTCTTAAAGATTTATATGATTCACGTTTAATGACTGAAAAAATGTACCATCAGGCTTATCTATAAAACTAGCGCCCTCTACCATGAATTTGTAAAGAAGGATATCATTCCTCCTGTGAGCGAGAATCTAGCTTGAAACAAGACTACATCAACATCAAAATGGCGGCGCCCAGTTGCAGGAACACAGGTGGTAAAAACGTGAGATAACATCACACATTGACACATAGGTTGGTAGACAATTAAAGTGAACTTTGACTTAGGTCTTGGATACTCTTTTTGAATGCTTGCCGCTCTGTCAAATCATAGAGCAAAGGAACAGGTCAAATTTATGTGACTGAACTgagtgaaaattaaaaaaacagtcacaaacGAAACGAGGGCATGCATGGTCAGTTAAGTGCTTAGCATGCAGCAGTGGAGTGCAgtgtgagttatttgtaaaattgtttgaaGAAGACATGGAAGTTCAGTagtgttgtgtttgtttataaattttgtttaaatggtcTAACTCTAACATCACAAGGTTGGATGGATGGCCATTTAAAGGGGAGGGGAACAGTTAACAGCtaacctggggggggggggtgggaggggATGGATTGGGAGAAGGCAGTAGTGGTGCTGCAGCTGGGCGTGCTGGGTGTGGGGGCAGGCAGGTCATGcaggggataactttccgtatggcgccaccactttttcactaatttttacaaaaagggatatctcattgttGAGGTAAATTAGGTACTAAAAaactactatattatttcatatcgaatgaaaaagtggtggcgccatacggaaacttttcccatgcAGGTGTCGGCATCTAGTCGTCACAGTGTCTTGCCTATGCGATAAAAAGGTAACCCCCATCATGGTTGTCGTCGGGAGGATGTGCGGCCATGAGTGAAGATGGAGGAGGTAGAACTAGAAATAGTGTCATACTCtgtgttcttcctccatgctctgacACCTATTTTGACTATAATGGGTCATTTAGTAACAATAAATCACATATTGtagataaaaattaaataatgttgCATTTTCACCATGTATGGAACTTacaattttatatttctttagATAGTAATAATACACATATgtgaatgtttgtgtttgttattttcGTACAGAAGATTAATTCAATCAATGTAAGACCGAGTGTTCCAGTGATTGTTCTTCTACAATGGCTGCTGGAATACTCCACCGTACGATTCTCACTCGCATTGTATCTCTGAGTAGCTACCAATTACATCAGCATAGAAGTATTCAATCAGTGGCTGTATTCTCATTAATAAGACGTTTTAATTACCGCCGAGAAGGAAGTCATGTATGTACATCAAGACAACTTCATGGATCATCTGCTCTCAGTGCTAAGAAAGGTGATTTATTTGTGAGATTGTTTGAAGAAGACATGTTCAGTAGTGTTGggtttgtttataaatgttgtttaatAAGAAATGgtctaacatcacaaggctggaTGGATGGCCACTTGAAGGTGAGGGCAACACTGAACTGCTTTGGGCTGTCGACATAAACCAACTGTCACCAGGGCTACTCCTGGGCCTGAAACAAGGTTATTCCTTTACACAGTCGGTAAGCATCCAAGGATCGtttaggagcctggctggtaaagcagaatgcactaccttcccaagtAATTAAGGACAATTCTTTaaaggcctgacgtttcaacactagcagagtcttttctGGGCCGGAAGATTACAGCCCTGAGTGGCTCTCCGATGAAGGCTTTTCAAACACAGTATCAATCTCTACCCTTCGCAGGTACAGTGTACCAATctttgggtgaagagaagcaagtatagtaaagcgtcttgctcaaggacgcaagagtcatgaccgggattcaaacccacacttgaATGACATGAATTCAGTTCTCTAAGCCACTCGCTCGGGCCATGTCTccttggtaagcagtttgcaacagctaacggtaattctttttttttctcatgctttttctttttaatttctgACACCAGGAAGGAAGCATCAGACTAAAGTGGATGTGAATCGCTCCGTGGACGACAGCATTCTTGATTTACAAGATGTTCACCAAGACATGAAGACGGCAATGGATGCCCTCAAACAGAGTTATATAAAGACACTGAACATCAGAACTTCACAGGGTGAGACTTGCATTGATGTCTGTGCCATTCTTATTAAGGAAGTTGACGGTTTGGTTTGCAAGGAATGGTTTTGAAAACCCTTTGCCACTGAGATCCCACAGTCTACTGATACGCCTCACCAGGACTACACAGAACACTCACACATAATGGGCAACCCACACATAACCCTTAGCCCTCCAACTGCAGTTCTATTTTCAGGAGAACCAATCAGAGCAGTGACTGacttagtcttggtgcaagatgtcttGATGAGTACTCAACACTACACACACGTCGCGACACACGTGGCGACTATACCGCCAAAATCCGTGCAATGTGTGAAGGCGATCTGGAAGTTTCCCAACAGCCCCATTATTGTTCGATGGTAATGTGCGCGGATCGGAGCGGGGGATCGCGATAGTATAACGAacaacaacgtcttgcaccaagactatgaCTGACTCTACACTGAAACCTCTCCCTACAAATAGGCCCACATCTATCCCAATCTTCAGTCtccctgacgatgactagagcaagctagtccaaatgttgagaccaatcaGAACTCACTCTGCAGTAGTGAAATTATCAATGAAAATTTCCCTCTCcactaagctaaagtagtagtcccgacCGATTttcctaccttccacccaggtagttcttttcagaattgagaagtcttGAAAATTTACTCCTTGGTAATATttagagaagtctcctgaacatcccaaaaaaaaaaaaaaaatgggttattttggttactttactaaggtgtgaagaaaaaaagctttttatttcaaaatactgAGTGTTGCTTTTCCacattgttgcattttaggTTGTTTAAAGTAGTACTTTTTTTGTCTTCAGGTGTTTTGGATCATATTCAGGTTTCTACCAACGATGGGAAATTTTCGCTCAACCAGCTCGGTCAGATTACTGCCAAGAGCTCCAATATGATGTCTGTCAACATGACCAGCTTCCCCGaggtaaacaaacaacagtCAACAACAAAGTTGTTTGTAGTTTCACAGTGACAAATGTATTCActgttgttttattgtaaaatttcaacaaatttgatctATGGTAGAGTGACaccatgagaaatatttcaGCGCATCACGAGTGCCTGTTTTTACTGCTGTCTAACAGGCTGTGTTaggctccccaatgctcgttacaaagtcagtttttaagttaatatttgttatgagtaGTTACGAAACGtgtagcttccctttaaataatcaCATGTTATCTTGAAATGACCACAacttgtcttgaaatcaagtcaaTATTACATTTATTTGACTTTATTactatgtttatgtttttattcaGGCTACTCAGGCAGCTGTTAAGGCCATCAGGGAATGTGGAATGAACTTGAATCCGCAAGTGACAGGTTCGCTCATCCAAGTTCCAATCCCCAAGTAAGTTACTTTGATCTTTTCTTCTTGGCTACCAAATGTCATCcatatttcatttaatttattctggatatgaagccaaggactttcagaaaagcgaacttacaTGTAATCACTGCACTAGCCATGGAGAAAGACAAGAAGGAAATaccagttttagatgtgggaggaaaacccaagagaattattccagagaAAACCCCCGCAGTCAAGTGAAGTAGGGACTGAGAACCCATTCGACATAGTGAAGAAGGATCACCacggtccagtggttagactgcaggacttgcaatcaacgggttgtgggtttgaatcctaccaagctaaccgtggtccagtggttagactgcaggacttgcaatcaacgggttgtgggtttgaatcctaccaagctaaccgctgatttcacaatgactagaagaAGTGTTGTAGCTAGTTACTCCAGAAGAtggtcagagcatactgaccaAAATGTCGAGCAGAaacactggctcttttcagagccagcaatactcaaaaagagattttacatagtgtcaccgcaaaccttacttactttaTTTTCCAATTTTCACTATGCATGGCCTTAAAGTATTATGTATTTTCTTCTTATTACAGAGTAACTAAGGAGCACAGAGAACAGCTAGCTAAACAAGCCAAAGTTATGTGCGACAAATCCAAGGTCTCAGTGCGTCAGATACGCAGTAATTACATCAGTAAAATCAAGAAACATAAAGACTCTGCTTCTAAAGACACTCTCTTCATCCTAGAGAAACAGATCGGACAAATTGCCGACGTTACCATCGAAAATGCTGAGCAGCTGCTGACTGGAAAAACGAAAGAACTTTTAGgaaagtgatttttgtttgtctaaGGCCCTTTTAGAAACGACGGCTTTGagtcggctttggattcggcttcaggcgaGCTCGGTCCCGTGGTTGTATTGACAGTTGCGCGTGCTGTGCGTATACAtactcagggcttcagacgagaggacggagtctgaagccgaatccaaagccaaagccgtggttttgaaagGGACCTATACATTTTGGTAACGACCCGAAAAGTTTTTATCCGAAAAGCctactttttataaagttgattGGTTGTAAGCATCCTGCAAAATAGGTTTCACTGAAGTGCCCACATTGATAAGAAATCAAGAAAAgtatttcaacaaatttgaacgTTCTTTTGGAGACTTGGGGATTGTATTTTTATGGTGTCTGTTCACATCACAAACGTTGATGGATGTGACATTCTTGATGAAAATGTCGTGGTTGTGTTTTCCTGTTTTCTCAACATGTAGACACGGTATTCAGCTGTAACTTTCACATGTAACTTTTATTGTAGGCCAATCTTTATTGCAAATTTTTGGCTTTAATCTGTGACCATACCTTTGAATAATATTGTGACGATcgttcaaaagaagaaaaaaggttgACTATAAGTCACATGCATGAATTATATTGAATAAGTATGATCAATGGTATTGGAATAACATCAACTTTTTGAGATCGGCCAGGTCAAATAATTTTAGTTTCCTTGGGGGTACAGCATTGTTTTCAAAGAGGGAAAATTAAACGGGACTAAAGTGCATGTTAAAGTAACAACACATTTCTTTAAAACGATATAGATGTAAATCCCTATGTGGTTTAAAAAACTATAATGTTTTCATCATGTATGGAGAATTGGaggtaatgtaaaaaaaaaaaaacatttatgcaattacaaaaaaagtgtGAACACAATTTCTGTCTCCTGTGTAGTTTTTATccataagcaattatttttgcctAGTCGGTTTTGCTCTTAATTAAATGGCCATTTAGTTAAGGTTGGGGGAGGGTCACGCCCACATAAGAACACGTTGTCGTTTATCTGTTAAAGCGCCCTCTGTCGACGTTCATTTGAgaaccagaagaaaaaaaatcacccaaTCGCCCCGAAAAGCTCGCCCCCGTATGTTGTTGTTGGATGCATCGAATGCACACATATTGCATATGCTGCAAGGAAGAATTCAAGTCATGAAAGAACATTCGTGTGGGTGAGAAATACTAGCATATTCTTTGGTCCTTTTAGAAGGAAATTGACGTGGTTTATGAAGTCTATATTAGTATATGAATCACACTGTTGATAGGTGGATGGTGTAATTCCTACTTTGTTTCCTCGAAAGACCACAGTTTTTCGGTTCTTATCGGTTCAAGATGATGGACGTAACGGTGAAAACGCTGGATTCGCAGACAAGACAATTCTCTGTTCCCGAACAGGTAAATTTCGTAGTCATAAAAACTCTTATTTTGGGGAGGTATTTGAACTTTCATTACTGAGTCATGTAACACTATGAGTTCAGTATATTGTACACTTAATTGTGACTTAATTTTAATCAATAAATCTAGTCATTTTGACTCGTTgagttatttattaatttaattttaattattgtattgtcagtttcctttattaaaaaaaaaaaaaaaaaaaaacccagctaaCTAACATTTGTAAGTTGATTAACATTGTTCTGGAATCTGTGTACTGTATTTTTACTGGATGGCAGTCAACTCGCCCCCAATTTATGAAAATGTGAACAATTATCAGATTATTACCTCaagtcaaaatcaaattaaaaacaagtaaataaaccTAAATTAATAAAGTAAATAACCATCCCGATTCTATCATATATAAATTTCCAGGCAATAATGTAGCGAATAAATGTAGGAGGCTGGGACTTTGTCGGGGAGGGGGGGCGACTTGATGAGGGGTCACATTTCTTTGAGAACAATGTGCTTTCATTCATATTTAAAGTAGACctaatcaatttgttttcttcgaTAATACAATTTGATTGTATTGTTTTGAATGCTAGTTGCTACTTACAATGACTTATGAGTTGAAGACATTGGATCCAAGACATTTCTCAAGAAAATATTACCCAATAAAA
This sequence is a window from Asterias rubens chromosome 19, eAstRub1.3, whole genome shotgun sequence. Protein-coding genes within it:
- the LOC117302866 gene encoding ribosome-recycling factor, mitochondrial-like, giving the protein MAAGILHRTILTRIVSLSSYQLHQHRSIQSVAVFSLIRRFNYRREGSHVCTSRQLHGSSALSAKKGRKHQTKVDVNRSVDDSILDLQDVHQDMKTAMDALKQSYIKTLNIRTSQGVLDHIQVSTNDGKFSLNQLGQITAKSSNMMSVNMTSFPEATQAAVKAIRECGMNLNPQVTGSLIQVPIPKVTKEHREQLAKQAKVMCDKSKVSVRQIRSNYISKIKKHKDSASKDTLFILEKQIGQIADVTIENAEQLLTGKTKELLGK